One genomic segment of Mesoterricola silvestris includes these proteins:
- a CDS encoding serine/threonine-protein kinase, with protein MTLEPGAHLGPYVILSQIGLGGMGVVYKAKDSKLDRLVAVKVLPASMADDPVRVARFEREAKAVAALSHPNVMGIFDFGREGRTCYAAMELLEGENLRERLRPGILAPRKALDIAVQVALGLAAAHDKGILHRDIKPENIFLCKDGQVKVLDFGLAKAMPRWSPSPGLQEETLTASEPPSATRQSPVPFRAPEASDPGTQAGMVVGTLGYMSPEQVRGEDLDARSDIFSFGVLLFELLSGQRAFRKDTAALTFEAILNQDPPELKGPRGPLSPALESIVGHCLEKRPEARFQSMRDIAFALQHLDTVSQGSPMAPHKPRRRVPAWALGILAALAVAAAFLRPAPAPPAPVFHRVNTAPGTLESAFFGPDGRTIFYSARLQGGRPEIFALYPGTEGPRALGIADALLLGVSASGELALLRNPVRRFGGRFSGLLAQAPGGGGSVKDILEDVSDAAWDGQSMALLAMDDKGFLRLEFPSGRAVFTEDGGATGIKCLRLAPGGDRLAVIHSDSNRGVSEIGVFDRKGTLKVLFSKEGDSLAQTLTGLAWSPSGELWFTEWEGDQTTLWALSGRGAKRLVWRGEGAKQLMDISPQGRALLASQRVHRGVFVQRDGATREISILEGTQATGLSADGRTLLLLESPALDGGTALDQAYVYRLDEAAPVKLARGNPMTLAPDGSSLQLSIDFLGPKDLDRGAAAAFQQAGLTPGAVKDAKGDPVGYFFFMPTGAGTSRVLPMPRRFRGLGTAFQRGAELVFQGQENDQMGWYHWIPGKGEPRLFTPEGLGAMVAGLTPLSPDGTRFIATGNAKDWFIVPVHGGSAPQPIRGLAKGERIVGWTGDGRGIHVRSELAALPVVLRRLDPATGTGTPVRAFTPPDPAGHLQVRSVFMTPDARTVAYTCDRKLSELFEVDGLHP; from the coding sequence ATGACCCTCGAACCCGGCGCCCATCTCGGGCCCTATGTGATCCTGTCCCAGATCGGTCTGGGCGGCATGGGCGTCGTGTACAAGGCGAAGGACTCCAAGCTGGACCGCCTCGTGGCCGTGAAGGTCCTGCCGGCCTCCATGGCCGACGATCCCGTGCGGGTGGCGCGGTTCGAACGGGAGGCCAAGGCCGTCGCGGCCCTCTCCCACCCCAACGTGATGGGGATCTTCGACTTCGGGAGGGAGGGCCGGACCTGCTACGCGGCCATGGAGCTGCTGGAGGGCGAGAACCTGCGGGAGCGGCTGCGGCCCGGGATCCTGGCGCCCCGCAAGGCCCTGGACATCGCCGTGCAGGTGGCCCTGGGCCTGGCCGCGGCCCACGACAAGGGCATCCTGCACCGGGACATCAAGCCCGAGAACATCTTCCTGTGCAAGGACGGGCAGGTGAAGGTCCTGGACTTCGGCCTGGCCAAGGCCATGCCCCGCTGGAGCCCGTCCCCGGGGCTCCAGGAGGAGACCCTCACCGCCTCCGAGCCGCCTTCGGCCACCCGCCAATCCCCCGTGCCCTTCCGGGCCCCCGAGGCCTCCGACCCGGGCACCCAGGCCGGGATGGTGGTGGGCACCCTGGGCTACATGAGCCCAGAGCAGGTGCGGGGCGAGGACCTGGACGCCCGCAGCGACATCTTCAGCTTCGGGGTGCTGCTCTTCGAACTGCTCAGCGGCCAGCGCGCCTTCCGGAAGGACACCGCGGCCCTGACCTTCGAGGCGATCCTCAACCAGGATCCCCCCGAGCTCAAGGGCCCCCGGGGACCCCTCTCCCCGGCCCTGGAGAGCATCGTGGGCCACTGCCTGGAGAAGCGCCCCGAGGCGAGGTTCCAGTCCATGCGGGACATCGCCTTCGCCCTGCAGCACCTGGACACGGTCTCCCAGGGCAGCCCCATGGCGCCCCACAAGCCCCGCCGGAGGGTGCCGGCCTGGGCCCTGGGGATCCTGGCGGCCCTGGCCGTGGCGGCGGCCTTCCTGCGCCCCGCGCCGGCGCCGCCCGCGCCGGTGTTCCACCGGGTGAACACCGCCCCGGGCACCCTGGAATCGGCCTTTTTCGGCCCCGACGGCAGGACGATCTTCTATTCCGCCCGCCTCCAGGGCGGCAGGCCGGAGATCTTCGCCCTCTACCCCGGCACGGAGGGCCCCCGGGCCCTGGGCATCGCCGACGCCCTGCTCCTGGGCGTCTCGGCCAGCGGCGAGCTGGCCCTGCTGCGCAACCCGGTGCGCCGGTTCGGGGGCCGCTTCAGCGGGCTCCTGGCCCAGGCCCCCGGGGGCGGCGGCAGCGTCAAGGACATCCTGGAGGACGTGAGCGACGCCGCCTGGGACGGCCAGAGCATGGCCCTCCTGGCCATGGACGACAAGGGGTTCCTGCGGCTGGAATTCCCGTCGGGGCGCGCGGTCTTCACGGAGGACGGCGGCGCCACGGGCATCAAGTGCCTGCGCCTGGCCCCGGGGGGGGACCGCCTCGCCGTCATCCACAGCGACAGCAACCGGGGCGTTTCCGAGATCGGCGTGTTCGACCGCAAGGGGACCCTCAAGGTGCTCTTCTCCAAGGAAGGCGATTCCCTGGCCCAGACCCTCACCGGCCTGGCCTGGAGCCCTTCGGGGGAGCTCTGGTTCACGGAATGGGAGGGGGACCAGACGACCCTCTGGGCCCTGTCGGGCCGGGGCGCCAAGCGCCTGGTGTGGCGGGGCGAGGGGGCCAAGCAGCTCATGGACATCTCGCCCCAGGGGCGGGCCCTCCTGGCCAGCCAGCGGGTGCACCGGGGCGTCTTCGTGCAGCGGGACGGCGCCACCCGGGAGATCTCCATCCTCGAAGGCACCCAGGCCACGGGCCTCAGCGCCGACGGCCGGACCCTGCTCCTGCTGGAGTCCCCGGCCCTGGACGGCGGCACCGCCCTGGACCAGGCGTACGTGTACCGCCTTGACGAGGCCGCTCCCGTGAAGCTGGCCCGGGGCAATCCCATGACCCTGGCTCCGGACGGCTCCTCCCTGCAGCTCTCCATCGATTTCCTGGGACCCAAGGACCTGGACCGCGGGGCCGCCGCGGCCTTCCAGCAGGCCGGGCTCACCCCGGGGGCCGTCAAGGACGCCAAGGGCGACCCGGTGGGCTACTTCTTCTTCATGCCCACCGGGGCCGGCACCTCCCGGGTGCTGCCCATGCCCCGGCGTTTCCGGGGCCTGGGCACCGCCTTCCAGCGCGGTGCCGAACTGGTCTTCCAGGGCCAGGAGAACGACCAGATGGGTTGGTACCACTGGATTCCCGGCAAGGGCGAACCGCGGCTCTTCACCCCGGAGGGCCTGGGCGCCATGGTGGCCGGCCTCACCCCCCTCTCCCCCGACGGCACCCGCTTCATCGCCACGGGCAACGCCAAGGACTGGTTCATCGTCCCCGTGCATGGGGGCTCGGCCCCCCAGCCCATCCGGGGCCTGGCCAAGGGCGAGCGGATCGTGGGCTGGACCGGCGATGGCCGGGGCATCCACGTGCGCAGCGAACTGGCCGCCCTGCCCGTGGTCCTGCGCCGCCTGGACCCGGCCACCGGGACCGGCACCCCCGTGCGCGCCTTCACCCCCCCCGACCCCGCCGGCCACCTCCAGGTCCGCAGCGTCTTCATGACCCCCGACGCCCGCACCGTGGCCTACACCTGCGACCGCAAGCTCAGCGAACTCTTCGAAGTGGACGGGCTACACCCCTAG
- a CDS encoding helix-turn-helix domain-containing protein, translating to MTGLPPFGEARCREILEVDPGAGLDEIRRAHTFLKGLYAGSTLPTMDEFDPEAQARVLAEVEAAFAELCGLLDGPQPPPRPVPAPARDPGGVLDGPALRRTREAAGFTLERMAGETHVRISYLQALEEESFLDLPSAAVIVRGYLTAYFAALGQDPGGTVADYVQRFQRWQGKA from the coding sequence GTGACGGGCCTTCCCCCCTTCGGGGAGGCCCGCTGCCGCGAGATCCTGGAGGTGGATCCCGGCGCCGGCCTGGACGAGATCCGCCGCGCCCACACTTTCCTCAAGGGCCTGTACGCGGGCTCCACCCTGCCCACCATGGACGAGTTCGACCCCGAGGCCCAGGCGCGGGTCCTGGCCGAGGTGGAGGCCGCGTTCGCGGAACTCTGCGGGCTCCTGGACGGGCCCCAGCCTCCGCCCCGGCCGGTGCCGGCCCCCGCCCGGGACCCGGGGGGCGTCCTGGACGGCCCCGCCCTGCGGCGGACCCGGGAGGCCGCGGGGTTCACCCTGGAGCGCATGGCGGGGGAGACCCATGTGCGGATCAGCTACCTGCAGGCCCTGGAGGAGGAGAGTTTCCTGGATCTGCCTTCGGCCGCGGTGATCGTGCGGGGCTACCTCACGGCCTATTTCGCCGCCCTGGGCCAGGACCCGGGAGGGACCGTGGCGGACTATGTCCAGCGTTTCCAGCGGTGGCAGGGCAAGGCGTAG